The Penaeus monodon isolate SGIC_2016 chromosome 17, NSTDA_Pmon_1, whole genome shotgun sequence genome contains the following window.
acacacttacagtaGATCACAAATGGGTTTTAAGGTGGCTTAGATATAGTAACAGGCAAATATACAGAGTCTCATTAAATTGCAGACCTTCAGGCCAAAGAAGAAATTTGAGCCTGGGACTCTCAAGTACTCGTTACACAAGCAGGCACAGGCGTCACTCAGCTCGGGAATCAACCTGCGTTCAGTGGTCACTCTGCCGCCCGGAGAAGATCTCAATGACTGGATTGCCGTTCATGGTTAGTTGATATTTCTGAACAGTTTGCGAGACTGTGAGATGGAAATTGCTTGTTTGCTTTAATcacctattgttgttgttattcttcttcttcttcttcttcttcttcttcttcttcttattattttattattattattattattattattattattattattattattattattattattattattattattattattgttgttgttgttgttgttgttgttgttgttgtgattttaatatttatagttattgttgttgttattgatgccATGATTGGTAAACGTAGAAGGAGTGCTGTGTTTTTAATGACTGTTTCTTCCCCAGTGGTGGATTTCTTCAATCGAATCAACCTGATATATGGGACAGTATGTGAATATTGTACGGAGAGTTCCTGCCCGACTATGTCTGGAGGACCCAAATTTGAATACTTGTGGGCTGATGGCGGGAAGTACAAGAAGCCGACCGCTCTCCCTGCACCACAATACATATCACACCTCATGGATTGGGTAGAGACACAAATTAATGATGAACACACCTTTCCAGTCACTGTTGGTAAGAATATGACATTTTTGCATTTGTCTTTACTTGCCTTTGATGTCACTTTTATTTCATGTGAATATTGCTCTTAGAATTAGTTTTGTCCCTTTTGAAAGAGATTGCTTTTATTATGTCCCAGTAATTATCAaggaattattttgttttatcttttttcagaTGTGCCCTTCCCAAAAGCCTTCATTCCTTTGTGTAAGAAGATTCTTACACGTCTCTTCAGGGTTTTTGTCCATGTATATATCCATCACTTTGACCGCATTGTGGCTATTGGAGCTGTAAGTGTTCGCTTgtgctaatttttaaaaatgtttggttCAGTTTTTGTTGCTTTGGATTAGCATATGATTATTTATGTCATATGTAATGGAGTTAGAATgtaagttattattattcatttatatgtattactttaaaAAGAGTATCTTATTGATTACAGGAGTTGGTAATTTTATGCCCtccatttatacattcatatacaaaatGCCAGTTATTGCAATCACCATGAAGATTTCTGCAAAACTGCCAGTAGTACTTCTAGTGTtactttttcaaaaagaaaattaatgatcaTATAACCATGGGTCCTACTCCAAATGTGCTACAATTTCGTGGTATTCTCTGTTGGTACTTTCTCCTGCGGCCAAGTTCTGCTTGAGGGGCTGTCAGTACTTTTAAAACCATTTTAGTACTTGTCTTTCTTGTACTTTTTATTGAATGGTTGTTGAATTCATGATTAGTTTCCACTATTTCTGATTGAAGTCTATTGTATatcaagcaaaaaaaatacatatcccaAAGAGAATGTTAACCAAAAGCTGACTGGCATggcatgtacttacatgccatgcccactgtgagtttactttgttaattgtatttacacacagatggctacacttgttcTGAGTCTCCAGTGAGCCAGTTATGAGTACTACCTGTCTTACCTGTTTAccgttttccttgattttcaaaaatattttgtgttatcTTATATCACTGTTACTagtgtcaataacattataataatcataatgtccataataaaaataacaccattgatattcatagcattagaaaaaaagaaaaaaaagaaaaaaaaaaagaaggttttccTGCAAACtccaggaaaggtgaaatcagctAAGGTCATAacgtctactaattgactcctttgtggccaaGCACTTGCTGAGCCATTTATGTGCAAAAACATTTCACAGAGAAGTCTAAAATGGGTACAGCATTTTCCCGGTGACATTGAGTTCAGTAGAAAAACTACATAGCTATCTCTAAGAAATTTTGATAGGAAATAGTCTTGGTACATAAAGTCATCCCTGTTTTCCCCATTTCAGGAAGCCCATGTCAACACCTGTTACAAGCATTTTTATTACTTCATCACTGAGTTCGACCTAGTTCCTCAGAAGGAGTTTGAACCTCTCAAAGATATGACTGCCAAGATTTGTCATGACAACCCAGAACCTCCAATAGAATCCAACCACAGAAGACAGTGAGTTTCtcattaggagagagagagagagagagatacgacaATATGGGAGAAAGATAATAAAGCTCCCAACTTGTGTGGGAGTGAGTTGATAGGATATATTTATAAGTCTGGTATGGTTTGATGCGTGATCAGCTTTTGTATGTGCCAGGATGTGTAACAGTATGGATCTGATAAGGTTTAAATGGTTCCCACTAAGGTGAATATGGAAGTGGTATTTGTAATAAAGGTGAAACTGGACCTTAAGCTTTATATAGGATTTATTGTTGGTATAATTGATAAGTGTTAGACAATAGGCCAGTGTAGGCCATTAATTCTTTGGTACTCTTATTAAGAAGCCATAAAGAGTTAACTATGGCTTAACTGAAacaatatctctttttttgttcataaatctttttttgtttttcctttatcccccccccccttttttttttttcttttcattattattattatttttttttttttcttaagtaaaaGTGAGTTACTTAGAGATCATATAAGTAAGGATAGATGCATTTTCCAATATTGATAATGTAAATTATCTTGGactttgtatttatatctgtggTAAAAGCATAATGTTCAGTAATTACTTGTcagtgatgtatgtgtgtgtatatatatatatataaataatagttgtGTAAATGACTAAATGTAAGCCCAAGATTTTATATGTCTGTTTGACTAAGTTCATTTTGTTTTCCTcccatgatcattataatgtgaAGATGACATTGAAGTGAATGCTTATGGCTTCaaaactttattaatattttgatgcTTTGGCTTATATCCAtgcagaaacacaaagaaaagtaAATTTAAGTTTTCAGATGCCTCTCAACTTCTGCAACTATGAGAATTCAAAGCAGAtaatacaaaaagatatataaaaattaattaaagaaagaaaaaatttatcatgttcatattttattgtggttgtattatttatttcacgaaatgttagaagaaatatttttttaaaaatctgtgtaATGCACTGTATCTctcaaactttctttttcttatattctgcATTTGATTTATCTGATACCAGCATTTCTGTAAAGAAAATAGGCCAAACTGAACATTAGAAAAAtagttttctgttttgattttttgtggcTCAGCAGtaagaaatattttatttgttgtacAGTGCAATATGAATTCAAATTAGATCAGAAGAAATTGACAGtagttggtttattttttattgatttgaaaTCCTAAAGGACAAAAATATGTATCAGAAGAGTGAGCTGATTTTTAATTTCTCAATAGTATGTTTTCAAGAAATGCCTTGAGTTTATGAAAAGTCTTTAAATTTACTTAGTTCCCCTCCAAAATGGTATTTGAGTCATTTGACAGAGAATGTTGATGAATATTTGGCCAGTTCTTCTAAAGTAGACTTGGAAAACAGTGAAATTTAGAAGTATTTACATTATTAAATGTAGTGATCTGAGAATTATTTAAGTTTATAATATGTATCTCAAGAAACATGCAGTATTATGAAAGCCACTCAACCGTCCACAATGTTTAGTCATTGAACAGGTATTCACATTTACCTGTAAGCCTGTTTTTTTCAAGCTTTTGCCAATTTTTACAGCTTTTATTCACAAAAATACCTCTTTGCTTTTAAGTGATAAGATGAAAGTATTGGTTATAAATCTGGGACAGTCATTGTACAGTTCTCTCATTCAGAATctgttaaaaatgaaattttagtcTCCAGGAATACCACTCCTAGAAATGTTAAGTTTTGTCAGAATTTATGTACttagaatataattttttcattttttttagctcCTGTTTTATGTTCCATTTGCAGCCAAAAATACCAAAGCAAACTGCGTAGAGGTGCTTATTTTTCTTGATTGGTTTCCATATACAAGTAACGGACACATAAATACATGGCTCTGACAAAACTATATATACCTTCCCTCAACTTCACTAATCATCATTTGATTCCAATAGAACCACTTATTAATGGCTTGAAAGCTTTTTACGTTTTATAGAGAAATGTTGCTGTGGATCACATATTACATGGACATACAGGGTACCATGAAAAGGGTCAACAACTCAACAACTTTAgtacatatttttgtttgtgtatgtagtcTTTTTTCCAGAGTTGAATAGAATCacttttcatattaataaatatgatttctgatttcctttttttaaagagatCTGTTTAATACAAAAATGTAAGCTGTGTATTATCAATATTCTGTTAGGCATTATATTTGCCATtgatattactttattttgtatGTACAAATGGATTCACATCTCTTTCATAATAAACAACTTATATTGTCTTTGTTAAATTTAATAGCTTATTAATTATCCATTGTAGATTTAACTCTTAGTTTGTACTTACTTGTAGGCcacattatcattcataatagTTCTGAATTTGAGTTATTTTCTTGAAAGTACAATTGCaagatgcttctctctctctcttcccccccccatcttccatgTGTCAAATTTCGGTTCAGTAGATCATTTTTAACATACATTTTCATCTTTAAACTGTGTCATTTCCTTTAAATTACTTTAAATTGATTATATAAGAATTGTTAAATGCTTTTCATGAGTGGTCTGATACCTCAAATATTGGTTTTGTTTAGATGCTGCAAAGGGGTCACCAGTGCATTTTCCCAAAGTAACAAAAATTAAACCATCTGAGAAGGGTAtcattccaagatttttttttttatctggtatatatttttacaatacacaTCAGATGTTGAGTtaaaagatacataatataatatgatatgtaataagaaaatttGGAGTAGTTAGTTTCATGTATTTAGTTTCGTAGATAGTAAAAGAGTGTAGAACATGAAGTCATCACATATTTCATTGATTTGAAGTTTTGTTTTGTAGAATATAAGTGCCTGTTAGTATGAAAATTAGTAACTCTTAATAGGTATGAACAGTTGGGAATATTAAATGAAAGAAAACCTAAATCTGCATATCTGTGAAGTGTATCAGATATTCATGCAGTAAAATCGGTTGCTTTGCAGGGGTTATGTTCTTGTCCTGAATACTTGTGTATTATGAtgtatttcttgtatttcttgaTAGGATTTTGTGCAGTGACTCGTTAAGAAGAGGTCTACATTGTCAGAGAATACATTATAGCTTAATCTGTGTTTAtcttgaatgaatgaatataactAAGCTGTACTGCTGTCTTCCCCCCTAGAGTTTTACTCTTGCACTCTCTCTGTAGCCTTAGAAATAGGTGCTCTGATAATACAGACCTGGATTTGTTGGAGTTGAGATATGTTAGGGAATATTGATGCAAATTATCAAAGTCCAAAGGTGATTGTGATATGAATGTCAGCTTATGGATAAGTAGTAGTTGATTGACTGAATATCTTTGTTTAGCTTTTACTGAGGAAAGATTAATCCTGTAAAGTTAACaatcttgtttaatttttttaagaattagtAATTTATATTGGAAGTATCAAATTTTGGtctgtcatttatttttatgtcatATCTGTACACTGAAAGAATTAcatacttatttctttttcttgtagatGTTTATTTCACAATGGCTATTTTAGTTTTCAGTCAAAGCACTGTGATCCTTTAATATACATCAAGTAGTTCAGAAAGGTAAAGCCATTCAGAATTCATGTGGCTTTTTCACctgtttttatcgttttatatcCATTACATCCCAAAGAAATAGTTAAGTTAATTCTGTCCCCATGATTTGTTTTCACCTAAGAAGTCATAAAATGAATTAACCAAAAAATTACTAAAGGTGTAATTTCAGTGCAACTGTTGCATATCTCCAAATATGAAGAATGCTTACCTTTGCCCATGATGTTTGGTAAAGGAATGTTTCCTAGGTTTTATCACACCCAGTACTGATAATTTTAGCCATACCTTTGAAGAAACCCTGGCATGTGTcatattggtttatttattcttGGGTAACTTgtgatttttgtttgtatgttctgAGGAGGAGCTAAGCATAAGCTCAGGGAATCATGCAGAGGTGTCCAGTTTCTCTTGATACAGATCAAAGCAAAGATGAAACTTTTCTGTCAAATTATGGATTTTGAGGTTTGAAAAATTGCTGCAAGGTTAGTCTAGTAACTGTGTAGTTAACTCctggatataaataatatgttggATGTTAACTTGGCAGAATTGTTTTAAAATAGATGgcaatattatgttttaataactAATGTAAGTATATGTGAAGTTTCCATGACTGGAAATATGCTTTGTCATTAGCTGCTAATGCTCTGCATTAAAATTCATATTGTTCAGTAAATTGATTTATCAAATTTAAATGGTTTCTTAAGGGCTTGTTTATTTTACCTTGGCCATTTTAACCtaggaaagataaaagaacatTGACACAAATTATAAAGTATTTGTTATACAGAGATTTATATCTTGATAGTAAATTTCTGCAGAAAATATTATAGtggctattacttttattattaggaaTGAGCTGGTGTTAAtgcaatagatattttatttacttactatGTAAAAATTTTCAACACcaaagaaatttattattattattattattattattattattattattattattattattattattattattattattattaatattatggtgattattttttgtctacatttttattgttacacTCACCTGATTTTGCTTCATAGCAGTTTATAGGATTTTTAATTTACTGTACTGAAGCTAAATAAAGTATTGGATTTCTGTCCCTTTTGAATATGACATAGACTGAGTCACCAGCTAGTATTTCCTTGGCAGTCCTGAagataaattacaaaatatagaAATTCTTGGACAAGTGGATAAAAAGCTGCTCATAAATTAGTCTTAATCTTTTGTGATTCTTGCATTTGGATCATATTCAGTGCTTTCCTATTGAGCTTTATTTAAGACATTATTTCTGCTAAGAACAAAACTACTTCTCTTCAATAAATTAGTGGTTGTTTGAATAACTAAAGGACAATCATCACTTTTACCTGTCTGAGAAATGCCATGCAATCCCACCCTATGTTTTGGGACtagaattattgtaataataataataattattgttattattccattttttgttttattaagagCTGCTGAACTTTGGAAAATAGATGTATTCATATTCTGGTTATTTttggggtaatatatattttgtttttaaatattatttactgCATATTTCAGTAgagaaaatttattttgataCTAAACACTGCTTTGTGAAGGTTTGAAAGTTGTTGATGCTGGTTTTAGTTCATTcatttttgatataattatcatttttattattgttttttaattaattactatttgttattgtttatcaaaCTTTAGGATCATActggaaggacagagaaagaaggcTGAGAGTTGGGAAACAATTTATTGTCGGAATTTGTCTAGTGACGCCATTCATCTCCTGcggcttttcttttcgtttcattaAGTAAATATAAGCCATTGACTAGCTTGGATGGGGaagtgggtttttatttttattattatcatcatcattattctctttcctgtcctttcctttctctctttctttccctttccttttcccttgcattttccattttcctttcccgtttttcttttcttttcttttcttatttctcttctttttatttcttttcttttctgcctcGTTGCATTTCTGCACGGGTTTttgcaaacaattttttttttttttttttttttttatcaatattattgtcattcacTTTTTCATGATCAGTTTCTTTGTCATCCTTATTGTAAAcagattttgtttttgatatgattattattataatcatcataattacttttattattattattgctaatactgttgttattgttttgttcttcttattatcattattattatcattatcatcatcattatcatcatcattatcattattattatcattattatcatcattttattatcatcattttattattattatttttataattaccaaTTATATATTgctcatacttatatatatactattataccatACCATACCTCTACTCTCATTACACTACATACACTACCTAccatactactacactactactcactactatactatactactactactatactactactactactactactactttactattattactactactactattactactactactattactactactactactactactactactactactactactactactactactacttcttttactattgctattgctattactattgctatttctattactgttatcatcaccgttatcaatAACCTTTTTGTGTTACTATTAATCATATGATCATAACTGTaattaaagttttaataatattaatatgattattatgctgttgtagttattataacagcaataacttCTATTCctgctactattataattacttctGCTATAACTACAATTTTTCATACAACTATTGCATTCTATTTCTGCTAATACTTACACTAAAATATCTGCTATTACAAATACTACTATTCTGCTTAGCAGTTGTTATTAgttaaaatttttagttaatattactcttattgctcctctttcatcacatttttaaAGTCTTCAGTGGCATCTAGTCCTTCACTTATGTCTAGAATTACACAAGCAGCTTATACGTCACCTAGACCATAGAATATCTAGCATTGTGATATCTGTAGTTAGTTTTCATTAACCTCTGGTTCCTTGTTCATTCCACAAAGTGAGGCAGTCTTACAGCAtgatggtgaagttccttgcaggcagtcctttgcctactatttctactacagcTTCTCTTAAACTGTTTTTTATTCTGCTACTGTTTGTAATACACTTCTAGTGCTACTTCTATTTGAATTTGGAACGCCATTACTACTCAAACTTCCACTGCTATTACTCTCACTACTACATCTAACAATActgctagtattactattattttttaaatatcaggcAAAGTGGAGAATAAGATATGATTTTTGTTTAACCAATCATTGTACAGCAATTCTGTGGACTAATGGAAATAGAGTAACATCTAGCAACAGTACAATACTTCATTGCTTTTGAATTTTGGAGTTTTGGCTTTCAAATGTCATTGGAAATTAGTATGTTTAGCAATTTGGCTTTGTattgtcttttaattttttaattttttgcatttgAGGTATTTCACCCAAGTTTTTAATTTAAGGAATTTAGAAAAGAATGAATGCCTGTTCTACGACAGTCTGACTTATTTCAAAATATGACATTGGGTGAAACTGGAAGCGACACTTGTAATTTGTTCTGTGGCCTTTGTTCTGTAGTAAGCATTACAAAGGGAAGCTCTTGTTTCTGTTTGAGTAACCATAAAATGTTACTACTTCTCTCTATTGCTCTTATCTTACTCCTTTGCTTTGGTATGTATCTCTAATTTCTTTCTGTGTCATTCCccacttttcttctccctctccttccccttccccttccccttcccctctcctcttctccccagcttctttctcttccctcattctctcccctctatctctcctccttcacttggccctctctaccttttttctactgttcttccctcttcttaaccccctccctctttcccaaaaAGTACCAACATGAACATTAGCATAGTAATGTCAATGAGGAGCACTGAGGACAGCCCTGTGCTCTCTCATGGCCCACCAAAAGGCTCCTTAACTGGTGGTACTTTAAATAGTAACTgaataataatcactattgtaTATCTAATATTAGTGAGAAAATGGGATATCATATTAaaatcttcatttctcttttcagtATATTATGTACAGAAATGTGCTTTGCTTTTCACCTACAGCAATCCTGTATTTGGTCATTATGTAGTGTTGCAGCTCTGATTTCAAACCAGAAATGAGATAAGATGCAATATAATGAaagttcatttattatttctgaaGCTGATTGAATTTTAACAAATATGAATAAACTTACCCAATACCTTGCACAACAGATTGTGCTCAGTTTAAATGGTaattgcccaagtagatcttttgCTG
Protein-coding sequences here:
- the LOC119583654 gene encoding MOB kinase activator-like 3 isoform X1, producing the protein MASLGGFVEFFQKGKLHPKKTFRPKKKFEPGTLKYSLHKQAQASLSSGINLRSVVTLPPGEDLNDWIAVHVVDFFNRINLIYGTVCEYCTESSCPTMSGGPKFEYLWADGGKYKKPTALPAPQYISHLMDWVETQINDEHTFPVTVDVPFPKAFIPLCKKILTRLFRVFVHVYIHHFDRIVAIGAEAHVNTCYKHFYYFITEFDLVPQKEFEPLKDMTAKICHDNPEPPIESNHRRQ
- the LOC119583654 gene encoding MOB kinase activator-like 3 isoform X2, translated to MASLGGFVEFFQKGKTFRPKKKFEPGTLKYSLHKQAQASLSSGINLRSVVTLPPGEDLNDWIAVHVVDFFNRINLIYGTVCEYCTESSCPTMSGGPKFEYLWADGGKYKKPTALPAPQYISHLMDWVETQINDEHTFPVTVDVPFPKAFIPLCKKILTRLFRVFVHVYIHHFDRIVAIGAEAHVNTCYKHFYYFITEFDLVPQKEFEPLKDMTAKICHDNPEPPIESNHRRQ